A single Gadus macrocephalus chromosome 22, ASM3116895v1 DNA region contains:
- the thrap3b gene encoding thyroid hormone receptor-associated protein 3b isoform X3, with product MGSDWMILSVAAQPLSSEGPLTQTKTATEMSKAPDSPPRSRTRSRTRSRSRSYSRSHSRSRSRSRSRKRRYSSRSRSRSRSHSPHRNYPSRDYQNNRGNYRGYNRGYRRPFQYRGRNRGYYPRGRYQNRGGNNYGYRANNWQDDGGGGGGRGGGRGGGGGGGGGGGGWHDQDHHHHHHHPPQPHSPRRGRSRTPRKRSGSRSRSRYSDRSSSAHSRHSRRSSYSSRSHSPSPRHRKGGTKGKPGAKEPKEKAGDGPTEAREKSQERPDGSSIEKVAGGKWIDYDTSPKAAGAKEDAGGSGSKGPLWRTVGDDPPPKDTSKSPPRAGQTATFGGFGFFSKEDPKAGDKTGITSAFKKFLAENKSADKDLDRQERDPEKSSSSSKAGSAYSLPASGASFREAKEEKVLPFFAAGEEEFLKAHGMKDSGEGLAGAGGAKPQSALSTREMFGKWEEETGYPTSYPLPAKEKSRREAAAAAAAAAAAAGGEAEPEESVYRSRKHKKEEKAKKKEKKEKEREKNRRSPSPMPLPPPLHRGSKSQERDRPLFPAAMAARDGSPASRMSITRADFEQKMSAMDEMPGSSLPIERRPSRELAAAAAIAPPKKDSEFRSVFNQMQLAQLRQSPSDLFAQHIVTIVHYIKAQHFRSSDMSLSERFAVYQRKAAEVEMMKPRKSPEIHRRIDLSPSAFKRHSHLFEEVEETSYKDPSKKVKGDVMDLRLDIERRKRFAGKESKRDGAKSSGGSRGPSRERSSEKAGKHHKKSKKSKKKRDRSPSSSSSSSSPSPYPPPFRGKDYGGEPPGAPGDHMEEGYGHGRYPPRDYAGPMDRGPRDYEGHNMDRGRGRGFFPRVRGRGWNRGGYPGNNNNNSSNGNPANNMNPPVRPPDEEWDPEYTPKSRKYYLKTTNPRIPFSKGEAQY from the exons ATGGGGTCGGACTGGATGATTTTATCTGTTGCTGCCCAACCCCTTTCCTCTGAG GGACCACTAACTCAGACAAAGACGGCCACAGAGATGTCCAAGGCACCAGATTCCCCACCGCGGTCTCGCACCAGATCCCGGACCCGCTCCCGGTCCAGGTCTTACTCCCGGTCCCATTCCCGAAGCCGCTCTCGCTCCAGGTCCAGGAAGCGTCGCTACAG ttCCCGTTCCCGGTCCCGCTCCAGGTCCCACTCTCCCCACAGGAACTACCCCAGCCGGGACTACCAGAACAACCGGGGCAACTACCGGGGCTACAACCGGGGCTACCGCCGGCCCTTCCAGTACCGGGGCAGGAACCGCGGCTACTACCCCCGCGGCCGCTACCAGAACCGCGGCGGCAACAACTACGGCTACCGGGCCAACAACTGGCAGGACgacggcggcggaggaggaggccgtggtgggggaaggggcggcggcggcggcggcggcggagggggagggggctggcacgaccaggaccaccaccaccaccaccaccaccccccccagccccacagcCCCCGGCGGGGCCGCTCCCGCACGCCCCGGAAGCGCTCGGGAAGCCGCAGCCGCTCCCGCTACTCGGACCGCTCGTCGTCGGCGCACTCCCGGCACTCGCGGCGCTCCAGCTACTCGTCGCGCTCGCACTCGCCCTCCCCCCGCCACCGCAAGGGCGGCACCAAGGGGAAGCCCGGCGCCAAGGAGCCCAAGGAGAAGGCCGGGGACGGCCCGACCGAAGCCCGGGAGAAGAGCCAGGAGCGGCCCGACGGCAGCTCCATAGAGAAGGTGGCCGGGGGGAAGTGGATCGACTACGACACCAGCCCCAAGGCGGCCGGCGCCAAGGAGGACGCGGGCGGCTCCGGGAGCAAGGGACCCCTGTGGAGGACCGTCGGAGACGACCCGCCCCCCAAGGACACGTCCAAGAGCCCCCCCAGGGCGGGGCAGACGGCCACCTTCGGAGGGTTCGGCTTCTTCTCCAAGGAGGACCCCAAGGCCGGCGACAAGACGGGGATCACCTCCGCGTTCAAAAA GTTCCTGGCGGAGAACAAGTCTGCGGACAAGGATCTGGACCGGCAGGAGCGCGACCCggagaagagcagcagcagcagcaaggcgGGCTCCGCCTACAGTCTGCCGGCCTCCGGCGCCTCCTTCAGGGAGGCCAAGGAGGAGAAGGTGCTGCCCTTCTTcgcggcgggggaggaggagttcctgaaggccCACGGCATGAAGGACAGCGGCGAGGGACTCGCCGGCGCCGGCGGCGCCAAGCCCCAGAGCGCGCTCTCGACGCGGGAGATGTTCGgcaagtgggaggaggagacgggctACCCCACCTCCTACCCCCTGCCCGCCAAGGAGAAGAGCCGCAGggaggcagcggcggcggcggcggctgcggcggcggcggcaggagGCGAGGCGGAGCCGGAGGAGAGCGTGTACCGCAGCCGCAAGcacaagaaggaggagaaggccaagaagaaggagaagaaggagaaggagagggagaagaaccGCCGGAGCCCCTCGCCCATGCCGCTGCCGCCCCCGCTGCACCGGGGCTCCAAGAGCCAGGAGCGGGACCGGCCCCTGTTCCCCGCCGCCATGGCGGCCCGCGACGGCTCCCCGGCCTCGCGCATGTCCATCACCCGCGCCGACTTTGAGCAGAAGATGTCTGCCATGGACGAGATGCCCGG ctcctctctgcCCATCGAGAGGCGTCCCTCCAGAGagctggccgccgccgccgccatcgcACCCCCCAAGAAGGACTCTGAGTTCCGCTCGGTGTTCAACCAGATGCAGCTGGCTCAGCTGCGCCAGAGCCCCTCGGATCTGTTCGCTCAGCACATTGTCACTATCGTGCACTACATCAAAG CTCAACACTTCCGCTCCTCGGATATGAGTCTGAGCGAGAGGTTTGCCGTCTACCAAAGGAAAGCGGCCGAGGTAGAAATGATGAAGCCAAGGAAAAGCCCCGAAATCCACAG GAGAATCGATCTCTCTCCCAGTGCCTTTAAGAGACACTCTCACCTgtttgaggaggtggaggagaccaGCTACAAG GACCCTAGTAAAAAGGTCAAAGGTGACGTGATGGACCTGCGTCTGGATATTGAGAGGCGCAAGAGGTTCGCTGGGAAGGAGTCCAAGCGGGACGGGGCCAAGAGCTCCGGGGGTTCCCGCGGACCCAGCAGGGAGCGCTCCTCTGAGAAAGCTGGAAAGCACCACAAGAAGTCCAA gAAGAGCAAGAAGAAGCGGGAccgctctccctcttcctcctcctcctcctcctccccctccccgtacCCCCCTCCCTTCAGGGGGAAGGACTACGGGGGGGAGCCGCCTGGGGCCCCGGGGGACCACATGGAGGAGGGCTACGGCCACGGCCGCTACCCTCCGCGGGACTACGCCGGCCCCATGGACCGGGGCCCCCGTGACTACGAGGGCCACAACATGGACCGGGGCAGGGGACGTGGCTTT
- the thrap3b gene encoding thyroid hormone receptor-associated protein 3b isoform X4, producing MGSDWMILSVAAQPLSSEGPLTQTKTATEMSKAPDSPPRSRTRSRTRSRSRSYSRSHSRSRSRSRSRKRRYSSRSRSRSRSHSPHRNYPSRDYQNNRGNYRGYNRGYRRPFQYRGRNRGYYPRGRYQNRGGNNYGYRANNWQDDGGGGGGRGGGRGGGGGGGGGGGGWHDQDHHHHHHHPPQPHSPRRGRSRTPRKRSGSRSRSRYSDRSSSAHSRHSRRSSYSSRSHSPSPRHRKGGTKGKPGAKEPKEKAGDGPTEAREKSQERPDGSSIEKVAGGKWIDYDTSPKAAGAKEDAGGSGSKGPLWRTVGDDPPPKDTSKSPPRAGQTATFGGFGFFSKEDPKAGDKTGITSAFKKFLAENKSADKDLDRQERDPEKSSSSSKAGSAYSLPASGASFREAKEEKVLPFFAAGEEEFLKAHGMKDSGEGLAGAGGAKPQSALSTREMFGKWEEETGYPTSYPLPAKEKSRREAAAAAAAAAAAAGGEAEPEESVYRSRKHKKEEKAKKKEKKEKEREKNRRSPSPMPLPPPLHRGSKSQERDRPLFPAAMAARDGSPASRMSITRADFEQKMSAMDEMPGSSLPIERRPSRELAAAAAIAPPKKDSEFRSVFNQMQLAQLRQSPSDLFAQHIVTIVHYIKAQHFRSSDMSLSERFAVYQRKAAEVEMMKPRKSPEIHRRIDLSPSAFKRHSHLFEEVEETSYKDPSKKVKGDVMDLRLDIERRKRFAGKESKRDGAKSSGGSRGPSRERSSEKAGKHHKKSKKSKKKRDRSPSSSSSSSSPSPYPPPFRGKDYGGEPPGAPGDHMEEGYGHGRYPPRDYAGPMDRGPRDYEGHNMDRGRGRGFFPRVRGRGWNRGGYPGNNNNNSSNGNPANNMNPPVRPPDEEWDPEYTPKSRKYYLQIPNQLKW from the exons ATGGGGTCGGACTGGATGATTTTATCTGTTGCTGCCCAACCCCTTTCCTCTGAG GGACCACTAACTCAGACAAAGACGGCCACAGAGATGTCCAAGGCACCAGATTCCCCACCGCGGTCTCGCACCAGATCCCGGACCCGCTCCCGGTCCAGGTCTTACTCCCGGTCCCATTCCCGAAGCCGCTCTCGCTCCAGGTCCAGGAAGCGTCGCTACAG ttCCCGTTCCCGGTCCCGCTCCAGGTCCCACTCTCCCCACAGGAACTACCCCAGCCGGGACTACCAGAACAACCGGGGCAACTACCGGGGCTACAACCGGGGCTACCGCCGGCCCTTCCAGTACCGGGGCAGGAACCGCGGCTACTACCCCCGCGGCCGCTACCAGAACCGCGGCGGCAACAACTACGGCTACCGGGCCAACAACTGGCAGGACgacggcggcggaggaggaggccgtggtgggggaaggggcggcggcggcggcggcggcggagggggagggggctggcacgaccaggaccaccaccaccaccaccaccaccccccccagccccacagcCCCCGGCGGGGCCGCTCCCGCACGCCCCGGAAGCGCTCGGGAAGCCGCAGCCGCTCCCGCTACTCGGACCGCTCGTCGTCGGCGCACTCCCGGCACTCGCGGCGCTCCAGCTACTCGTCGCGCTCGCACTCGCCCTCCCCCCGCCACCGCAAGGGCGGCACCAAGGGGAAGCCCGGCGCCAAGGAGCCCAAGGAGAAGGCCGGGGACGGCCCGACCGAAGCCCGGGAGAAGAGCCAGGAGCGGCCCGACGGCAGCTCCATAGAGAAGGTGGCCGGGGGGAAGTGGATCGACTACGACACCAGCCCCAAGGCGGCCGGCGCCAAGGAGGACGCGGGCGGCTCCGGGAGCAAGGGACCCCTGTGGAGGACCGTCGGAGACGACCCGCCCCCCAAGGACACGTCCAAGAGCCCCCCCAGGGCGGGGCAGACGGCCACCTTCGGAGGGTTCGGCTTCTTCTCCAAGGAGGACCCCAAGGCCGGCGACAAGACGGGGATCACCTCCGCGTTCAAAAA GTTCCTGGCGGAGAACAAGTCTGCGGACAAGGATCTGGACCGGCAGGAGCGCGACCCggagaagagcagcagcagcagcaaggcgGGCTCCGCCTACAGTCTGCCGGCCTCCGGCGCCTCCTTCAGGGAGGCCAAGGAGGAGAAGGTGCTGCCCTTCTTcgcggcgggggaggaggagttcctgaaggccCACGGCATGAAGGACAGCGGCGAGGGACTCGCCGGCGCCGGCGGCGCCAAGCCCCAGAGCGCGCTCTCGACGCGGGAGATGTTCGgcaagtgggaggaggagacgggctACCCCACCTCCTACCCCCTGCCCGCCAAGGAGAAGAGCCGCAGggaggcagcggcggcggcggcggctgcggcggcggcggcaggagGCGAGGCGGAGCCGGAGGAGAGCGTGTACCGCAGCCGCAAGcacaagaaggaggagaaggccaagaagaaggagaagaaggagaaggagagggagaagaaccGCCGGAGCCCCTCGCCCATGCCGCTGCCGCCCCCGCTGCACCGGGGCTCCAAGAGCCAGGAGCGGGACCGGCCCCTGTTCCCCGCCGCCATGGCGGCCCGCGACGGCTCCCCGGCCTCGCGCATGTCCATCACCCGCGCCGACTTTGAGCAGAAGATGTCTGCCATGGACGAGATGCCCGG ctcctctctgcCCATCGAGAGGCGTCCCTCCAGAGagctggccgccgccgccgccatcgcACCCCCCAAGAAGGACTCTGAGTTCCGCTCGGTGTTCAACCAGATGCAGCTGGCTCAGCTGCGCCAGAGCCCCTCGGATCTGTTCGCTCAGCACATTGTCACTATCGTGCACTACATCAAAG CTCAACACTTCCGCTCCTCGGATATGAGTCTGAGCGAGAGGTTTGCCGTCTACCAAAGGAAAGCGGCCGAGGTAGAAATGATGAAGCCAAGGAAAAGCCCCGAAATCCACAG GAGAATCGATCTCTCTCCCAGTGCCTTTAAGAGACACTCTCACCTgtttgaggaggtggaggagaccaGCTACAAG GACCCTAGTAAAAAGGTCAAAGGTGACGTGATGGACCTGCGTCTGGATATTGAGAGGCGCAAGAGGTTCGCTGGGAAGGAGTCCAAGCGGGACGGGGCCAAGAGCTCCGGGGGTTCCCGCGGACCCAGCAGGGAGCGCTCCTCTGAGAAAGCTGGAAAGCACCACAAGAAGTCCAA gAAGAGCAAGAAGAAGCGGGAccgctctccctcttcctcctcctcctcctcctccccctccccgtacCCCCCTCCCTTCAGGGGGAAGGACTACGGGGGGGAGCCGCCTGGGGCCCCGGGGGACCACATGGAGGAGGGCTACGGCCACGGCCGCTACCCTCCGCGGGACTACGCCGGCCCCATGGACCGGGGCCCCCGTGACTACGAGGGCCACAACATGGACCGGGGCAGGGGACGTGGCTTT